ATCTGCATTGGTTGTTTGTGAATTAGTACctgttatatttaaaaaattaaccgCCACTAATTGAGAATCCATTAAAGCTGGAAGCGTATCAGATACTCCTTGgtcgaaaaattctaaaatacaaCGGATATATCAGTGACGTGgtgtaacaaatcaatcaaatatctttttttagagatatatattcTATCatgattataatttttttttattgtacttttgtttaaaaataaaaaaaatatgattgatttgttattgacaacgtggtgtaagtgtgactgtgtagaattcctcgtctTGATCCTTCCACCTGCTGCAATGAATAGGGAAAGAAACGATCACAATTATTCACTGCAACTCCATTAATCTTATTagtattgttattgttattattcctatttttcgtgtttatcaaattaatttctcttttatcttttgcttcttttttttttttaatccataATGTTAACCTCAATGGCTTGCACGCTCCATTCCTCTCGTCGACCCCTGCCTCAAATTTTCTGAATATACCgacaaaagagtaaaaaaacACTGGCtgtttataataaatatttccCCTCGATCTCCTCGCTCCCACTCGCTCGATCCAACACACCATACGATACATTTTAAACATCCTGTTCTtgtatttttttggtttatgtTTTTAACTTTTGCTCTTCGTTTTTATTCattgattttttaaatctttGTTTTCCCCATGCGAGAGTGGCTTCCTTGTTGTCCCCAGTCCCCACCCGAGAGAAAGAGGGGAGAGACGATAAAAGAGGAGAGTCCAGCGCTCGCTTAAAAAACGTTGAAACTTGAAAGGCGCGCTAGCTTGCGCCCTAAGGAAGCCGCCTTTGACCCGTCCACCACCACCACAGCCACCATCTAAATTCTATTTCTGTAGCCACACACAAGCAGAGCACTGCTCCTCTCCCTCTACTATGCTATATATAAGATTAACTAACTCTCCGGAGTTTCAGAAAGGAGAACGAGCGAAGAGAAGCCCATCTCATTAAATCCACCctagaagagaaagaaaaagagagagagtcgaAAGGGAAAaaggtattattattattactattatttttttttttttctatttaagaaGAGAGTAATGCGCTACCcagtaaattattattactattattattgttattattattctgtCATTCTTGATCAGCATGGCTTCTCTTCCTCCCGGCGGGGCCCCTGCGAATGGTCTGTCGGCCCCTCTGCCTCACCTCTTCTTTCGGTTTCGGTTTCGGTTTCGGTTTCAAATGCGCGGGGAATTGTTTTCGGAAGCCGAGATTTTACATGGCTTCTCTGTTCTGTGTCACGTGGGGCTGTTGCTCGCCCTCTCCTCTGTCTGGCTCTTTCGGAGGAGCAGGGCGGGCAAGTCGTCCAAGGAGCGAGCGGAGAACAACACCAAGAAGAGCTTCCTGCACTACAAGCTCGCTCTCTTCTCCTCCCTGGCCCTGGCTCTCCTCTATCTCATCCTCTCTGTTTATaacttcctcctcctcttgtatggcggcgggcggcggcggcggcggtctgATGATGAGCAGATCATCGCCGCCCAACTCGACTTCGGCATTAGGGTAGTTTCCTGGTCTGCCGCCTCCGCTTATCTGCTGTTCGAATTCGGCTGGTGCGGCGAGAAGAGGTTCCCGCCATTTCTCAGGATCTGGTGGggtctcttcttcctcctctcctgtTCTTCCCTTGCTCTCTCCTTCTTCTACTCGAGGGACCCTGGAGCTGTTATTCCCACCCATTTGTGGGTTCTCCATTCCGTGTCGATCCTTTCGAGTTTGATCCTCAACTTTGCCGGATTCTTTGGCAAGATGAGCCCGGGCGGAGGTGCTCCTCTTCAGGAGCCTCTCTTGAACGGGAACGAGAATAATGCTGCTGAGTCACGCTACGCAAGTGCCCCGCAAAGCGCCTCCTCCCTTTTCACAAATGCCGGTTTTTTAAGCGTCCTCACTTTCTCTTGGATGGGCCCTCTGCTCTCCGTCGGCCACAAAAAGACACTAGAACTGAAGGATGTCCCACCGTTAGATAGTAGGGACAGCGTTAATAGTGTCTTCCCAACTTTTAAGGCCAAGCTCGACTCACTCACTGGCGGTGGTGGGGGTGCGACTGCTCCTAACATCAGCAGCACCAGCAGCAGAAGTGCAGCTTCTGGTGGCagcagtggcggcggcggcggtaggATCACGACATTTAAGCTGGCCAAAGCATTGGTGCTGTCCTCGTGGGACCAAGTCCTATTGACCGCAGTTTATGCGCTCGTCAACAACCTAGCTTCCTACGTCGGTCCTTACCTCATCAGTTACTTTGTTGAGTATCTCAATGGAAACAACAAGTTTGCGAACAAAGGACACCTATTGGTCGTTGCCTTCGTCGTTTCGAAGCTTCTTGAGGGCCTGTCGCAGAGGCACTGGTTCTTCAGATTGCAGCAGGCAGGGATCAGAGTTAGAGCTTTCCTTGTCTCCATCATATACCAGAAGGGCCTCACTTTGTCTAGCCAATCGAGGCAGAGTCGTACAAGCGGGGAAATCGTAAATCTAATGAGCGTCGATGCTGACAGGATCGGGCTTTTCAGCTGGTACATGCATGACCTATGGTTGGTCCCGGTGCAAGTGACTCTCGCCTTGTTGATCTTGTATTCGACATTAGGCCTTGCTTCGCTTGCAGCACTTGGGGCCACCATTGTCATTATGATCGCCAATATTCCCCTAGGGAAGATGGAAGAGAGGTTTCAGGAGAAGATGATGGAGTCTAAAGATGTTAGGATGAAAGCCATGTCCGAGATTTTAAGGAACATGAGGATTCTCAAGCTCCAAGGATGGGAGATGAAGTTCTTATCCAGGATAATTGAATTAAGGAAAGCGGAGACGAATTGGCTAAGGAAGTACGTATATACGTCTGCGATGGTGACATTTGTCTTCTGGGGGGCACCTACTTTTGTTGCGGTAGTCACTTTTGGAGCTTGCATGATGCTGGGGATTCCGTTAGAATCAGGAAAAGTTCTATCATCGTTAGCGACATTTAGGGTCTTGCAAGAGCCAATTTACACTCTCCCTGACGTAATTTCCATGATAATCCAAACCAAAGTCTCTCTTGATAGGATATCATCATTTCTATGCCTTGGGGACTTGCCGACTGATGCAGTAGAAAAGCTTCCAAGTGATAGTTCAGATGTTGCAATTGAGGTACGCAACGGAAGTTTCTCGTGGGATCCCTCTTCTCAAGTCCCTACTTTGACAGACTTGAATTTTCGAGTGCTGAAAGGGATGAGGGTAGCCGTATGTGGAACTGTTGGTTCTGGCAAATCGAGCTTGCTTTCTTGCACATTGGGTGAAGTTCCGAAACTGTGTGGAGATGTTAAGATGTGCGGATCGACAGCTTATGTCGCACAGTCACCTTGGATACAAAGTGGTAAGATTCAAGAGAATATATTATTTGGCAAGGAGATGGATGGCGAAAAGTATGAGAAGGTTCTCGAAGCATGCTCTCTGAAGAAAGACCTGGAGATTTTGCCATTCGGAGATCAGACTGTTATAGGCGAGAGAGGCATCAACCTGAGTGGGGGACAGAAACAAAGGATTCAGATAGCCCGTGCTTTGTATCAAGATGCTGACGTTTATCTCTTTGATGATCCATTTAGTGCTGTCGATGCTCATACTGGATCTCATCTCTTTAAGGTATTGTATAATTTCCTTTTAAGTAGGTTATGCATGCCTTACTTGTatactttcttttttaatttgtcaTTCATAGTTACGATTAACTGTATCTACTTGCTACAAACTATTTGGACTTTTTAATccatagaaatggtttttaCCCTCAATCATGCCAAGGATAATATAAAACCCCCTTCAAATATGTTAATGAGTCTACAAAAATGGCAGCTTCTAAGTGACCTTCTCTTAAAATTTGCAGGAATGTTTGCTTGGGTTTTTAGCTTCGAAAACAGTTCTTTATGTCACCCACCAGGTCGAATTTTTACCTTCAGCTGACCTTATTTTGGTAAGCTATGCTGTTTGCATTGATTACATATATGCTACTTTATGCTTCTCAACAGCATGTTACGCATTATTCATTCATTGTGGTAGGTTATGAAAGATGGGAAAATAGCACAAGCAGGCAAGTATGGTGAGATACTTGATTCAGGAACAGAGTTCATGGAGCTTGTTGGTGCTCATAAGGATGCTTTGGCTGCCCTCGACTCGATGCAGCTCACAACGGACTCTTCAAGCAGCAAAACAGAGATAATCTCAGGGGAGGTTCAGAAAATAGATAAGAAGGATGTCCAAAATGGCAAAGTCGATGAAGGAGCCCAGCAGAAGGGGCAACTTGttcaagaagaagagagggagaaagggaAGGTTGGATTTTGGGTTTACTGGAAATATATGACAACAGCATATAGTGGAGCATTTGTGCCCCTCATATTGTTGGCCCAAATTCTTTTTCAAGCCCTTCAAATCGGTAGTAATTACTGGATGGCTTGGGCAGCTCCCGTATCGGAAGATGTCGAACCTCCAGTTAGTGGATCAGTGCTTATCTATGTCTATGTCGCATTGGCTCTTGGAAGCTCTTTGTGTATCCTCGTAAGAGCTCTGCTTCTTGTCACAGCCGGATATAAGACTGCAACAATACTGTTCAATAAGATGCATACACGTATTTTCCGTGCTTCAATGTCATTCTTTGATTCCACTCCGAGCGGCCGTATCCTTAGTAGAGTAAGTCATGCATGATGAGTTCTATCATTTCAATAAATTTGGAGAAATTTGTAATATTGCGTTCTTGCTTACACTGAACTAACTAATGTTGTCGTTGCAGGCTTCAACTGATCAAAATGAAGTGGATACAAATATTCCAAGTCGGGTTGGTGCCTTTGCCTTCTCAGTCATACAACTTCTTGGTATCATTGCAGTGATGTCACAGGTAGCGTGGCAGGTTTTTATCATCTTTATTCCAGTGATTGCTGCCTGCATTTGGTATCAGGTATGTCCTTCACCATTTTTTCCTTCTCGCCATTAGAGTGGATTGATGTGAGTTTTGCTGAATGAATGATATGATCCTTCCAATCAACACTCTGTTTCAccaatatatcaaaatttcaatcacCTCGCTTCCTCTCTGTCTTGTTGAACAGCAATATTATTTAGATACGGCACGCGAACTAGCAAGGCTTGTTGGAGTGTGCAAAGCTCCCATTATTCAGCATTTTGCTGAATCGATGACTGGCTCAGCAACAATTAGAAGTTTTGGCAAGGAATCACAATTCGTAGACAATAATTATCATCTGAATGATGATTACTCTCGACCCAAGTTTTATAATGCTGCAGCAAGGGAGTGGCTCTGCTTTCGTTTGGATATGTTCTCATCATTCACTTTTGCCTTTTCTTTGATATTTTTGGTGTCTCTCCCAACCGGTGTCATCGATCCAGGTAgggaaattatttttatttttttaatttatttttgagctACTTTAGAAAGTAAATTCTAGGTTATCTAGAAGCCAACAACAACTTTTGACTCTTCAATTTTTTAGGGCTTGCCGGTCTTGCGGTGACGTACGGACTTAATTTGAATATGATCCAAGCGTGGGTTATTTGGAATCTTTGTGACctagaaaacaaaattatatctGTAGAGAGAATATTTCAGTACACTAGCATTCCTAGTGAGCCACCCCTTACCATGGGAGAAGACAGATTGAATCATCACTGGCCTTCCAAGGGAGAAGTAGAGCTTCGCGACATCCAGGTACATTCCATCATCTTTTCAAGTTGCcatcttccttttctttctttttttattgttggatGCAGATTTGACACCATATCTCCTGTTTCAGTTTTTAGTTACGTGCTTCTATTTGTTTTACACTTCAAAAGGTTGAAGCTATTACTGCAAATTAGTAGGAAATAGACTAGGAAGTAAGAAACTGAGCATGACGGCCCTGAAGATATGCAAAGGATAGTGTAATTTCCATAGTTTCGTACAGTCTAAGTCATAACTGATGTTTTACCAGTCCATAGAATTGAAAGGTGCAACTGTACAACCAAGTTTAATTAATTCATGAGAAATTTGTTATTGGGGCTTATAGATGCTGAATTGTGTTCTGTAGCTGCTCCTATTTTCTGGGTACTGATTTGTTTTGGATGCAGGTACGATACGCTCCACACTTGCCTTTTGTGCTAAGAGGCCTGACATGCACTTTCCCTGGAGGTATGAAAACTGGTATTGTCGGAAGAACAGGTAGCGGCAAGTCTACTTTAATACAGGCGCTCTTCCGCATCGTCGATCCAACTGTTGGCCAGATAATTATAGATGGTATTGATATCTGCACCATTGGGCTTCATGACCTGAGATCCAGATTGAGCATTATTCCGCAAGATCCGACCATGTTTGAGGGAACTGTGAGGACCAACCTTGACCCTCTTCAAGAATACACTGATGAACAAATTTGGGAGGTAGTTCGATCGTGCACTTCTTTTATATTTCTGCAACACATTATATGGCCCCTTAAGAATAGTTTAATTCTGTGGTTAGATAATCAAGCACTTAATTCAACTGATCTCTGTTTCAGGCCTTGGATTCCTGTCAGCTGGGAGAAGAAGTTAGAAAGAAAGAATTGAAGCTGGACTCTCCAGGTCTGATATCAGTCTCTAGTACACACAAGTCGTTGTTATCTGAATGAATCAGCACTGATGAGATTAGATTTTGTTTAAAAGATTACTTTTTGACAATTGTTGgattttcaaatgatttggGCTTCTCCTTGAGTAACCAATGTCGATCTGCAGTGACTGAGAATGGTGAAAATTGGAGCGTGGGTCAACGTCAGCTTGTCTGTCTAGGAAGGGTAATACTGAAGAAGAGTAAAGTATTGGTTCTGGACGAAGCAACCGCTTCAGTTGACACAGCAACTGACAACCTAATCCAGAAAACACTTAGGCAGCAGTTCTCTGAGTCAACAGTGATTACGATCGCACATCGTATAACATCAGTCCTTGACAGCGATATGGTCTTGCTTCTTGAAAACGGTTAGTCCGTTCCGAATAACCTATAATCGCAACACCCAACTATTGAGCTTCTCTCTCTATTCTCGATATCTTATCTGCCTTAAATTCTGAACAGGTTTGATTGTGGAACATGACACACCAACAAGATTGCTAGAGAACAAGTCATCCTTGTTCTCGAAGCTCGTCTCCGAGTATACTATGAGGTCGACCTACAGTTAGGTAAAAAATTGTTATAAAAACTAGGGTTGGTTAAACCAATTTCATTGAGATCAAAGTAACTTCGATGATGCCGAAAAATGAACAGGTAAATAGTTGTTCAGCGTATCCATATCCTGATCATCAGTACTGATCCGTAAGTAAATCAGGGTTAGGCTATTACTAATCACAGGCCAAAAGTCAGGAGAATTCAAAATTGCAGTGTGCTTTGGAGCTGACCAAACTGTCACATTTTGATGTGATCCTGCAGTAAAACTGTCAGAGATAAGTTAAGGGCTGAAATGGGGTTATAATATCGGGCTTGTAATGTTACTGTCGTTGAATATTAAAGAAGTTTTACAGCTTTAGGATGGTGTAACTTTTAGAATAATTCACCTGCTTTATGAGTTGTTAGGATTGAGCTAGATGGGAGAGATGATATACTGCTGTACACACACTCTTTGATAATTGTGAAGCCCATTCTCTCTTAAATCGTTACTGATTGATGCTTCTCACTTAAATGTGATGCACCTGTGGACCCATAATAAACACTGATTCATTCATTTGGCGACAATCACTGAAATCAGAGCCTAGCCCTGTAAATTCCTTGTAAATCTCAAGAGAAGTCTGACTATCAATCAAACCGCAACCTATTCCGTAAAAAGATTTGATTGACCCTTTCTTTGGTTGTTAACAACCTGATTTGatctaaaactttaaattattgGTGCTACAATTCCATGTCCAATTTGAAGACCCGAACCTACTGAATTAACCGATTAAATGAGaccgaaatatttttttaactgaaattttgaattatatactatccttttaaaaatttttaaagagtaaaataaactttttttgttCATCTAAGATAAAATATTACCATTATTATTtgggtttattttttatttttttaatatcaattaaattaaaatataaatattttttttttaaaaaatcataatcTAAATTATAAGCTATATTATAGTCTTTTAAAGTTTCTCACTATAAAGGTACTTAATAACGTCCGAACTGACGGatacaaacaaaaattttgattcagTTGGTTTCGCTTAATTGTAAAATCAATAAAGTCGTTCGGTCCACCATCCATCCAAACGAACAGAAATGCTCTCCCCATCTGCAATGGCGGAAAGCTCGTGACGTGCATGGAATGGGCCCACGCGTTATCATTCTTACACTGATCTTTTTCGCCAAATGTTGGCGTTACACACTTACAACACACCATAACACCTTAGCttcattctctttctttctctcatctcttctttttcttctcttctcccgCGTTCCACCATTCCCTCCGCATGCTGGTCAAAGaatctgatatatatatatatatataaatatatatatataaaaccatGTTCTACCCAGTTTTTtacctttggatcaactcttttcattatttctaacattgattaaaaatactataacccagtggggaccaacTCAACCCGAGGGGACATTTTCACTCTAACCGATACTAATATCATCATCCGACCTAcaattttttcatcaaaaaggttaaaaatttgatagcaaaaaaacgAGCGTTTACTattatagtattccagcctatatatatatattaatatatatatatatatactatatatatatatatatttgagaaatttataCTTAAACCGAGTAGCAACGGCTCAAACAATTTCCCAATTAGAGAAAGTCGCCAAAACTTCATGCTTACAAGATTGGTTTCGAATTTGTAATTTCCACTTTcgtcttttttatttatctttccTCTTTTACAGTCTAAAACTAAACAGAAACAGAACATcattctcacaaaaaaaaaaacataaactgAACAATCACAGGATCAAAAAGCACAAACAACAAAAACGGAAATCCGACTCTCTTCATACAGGGCAATCAAATTGCACTGCAGTGTAATACAGGTCAATTTCTCAAATTAACATAAAGCAGCTCACAACTGCGTTAGAATGATTGCAGATCATGATTAAGCAAACTCAAGGCCAACCACGAAAAATGAAAGATGCTGTTTGGGTAAATCAGAGGAAGCGTAGT
This genomic interval from Ananas comosus cultivar F153 unplaced genomic scaffold, ASM154086v1, whole genome shotgun sequence contains the following:
- the LOC109704598 gene encoding ABC transporter C family member 3-like, producing MASLPPGGAPANGLSAPLPHLFFRFRFRFRFQMRGELFSEAEILHGFSVLCHVGLLLALSSVWLFRRSRAGKSSKERAENNTKKSFLHYKLALFSSLALALLYLILSVYNFLLLLYGGGRRRRRSDDEQIIAAQLDFGIRVVSWSAASAYLLFEFGWCGEKRFPPFLRIWWGLFFLLSCSSLALSFFYSRDPGAVIPTHLWVLHSVSILSSLILNFAGFFGKMSPGGGAPLQEPLLNGNENNAAESRYASAPQSASSLFTNAGFLSVLTFSWMGPLLSVGHKKTLELKDVPPLDSRDSVNSVFPTFKAKLDSLTGGGGGATAPNISSTSSRSAASGGSSGGGGGRITTFKLAKALVLSSWDQVLLTAVYALVNNLASYVGPYLISYFVEYLNGNNKFANKGHLLVVAFVVSKLLEGLSQRHWFFRLQQAGIRVRAFLVSIIYQKGLTLSSQSRQSRTSGEIVNLMSVDADRIGLFSWYMHDLWLVPVQVTLALLILYSTLGLASLAALGATIVIMIANIPLGKMEERFQEKMMESKDVRMKAMSEILRNMRILKLQGWEMKFLSRIIELRKAETNWLRKYVYTSAMVTFVFWGAPTFVAVVTFGACMMLGIPLESGKVLSSLATFRVLQEPIYTLPDVISMIIQTKVSLDRISSFLCLGDLPTDAVEKLPSDSSDVAIEVRNGSFSWDPSSQVPTLTDLNFRVLKGMRVAVCGTVGSGKSSLLSCTLGEVPKLCGDVKMCGSTAYVAQSPWIQSGKIQENILFGKEMDGEKYEKVLEACSLKKDLEILPFGDQTVIGERGINLSGGQKQRIQIARALYQDADVYLFDDPFSAVDAHTGSHLFKECLLGFLASKTVLYVTHQVEFLPSADLILVMKDGKIAQAGKYGEILDSGTEFMELVGAHKDALAALDSMQLTTDSSSSKTEIISGEVQKIDKKDVQNGKVDEGAQQKGQLVQEEEREKGKVGFWVYWKYMTTAYSGAFVPLILLAQILFQALQIGSNYWMAWAAPVSEDVEPPVSGSVLIYVYVALALGSSLCILVRALLLVTAGYKTATILFNKMHTRIFRASMSFFDSTPSGRILSRASTDQNEVDTNIPSRVGAFAFSVIQLLGIIAVMSQVAWQVFIIFIPVIAACIWYQQYYLDTARELARLVGVCKAPIIQHFAESMTGSATIRSFGKESQFVDNNYHLNDDYSRPKFYNAAAREWLCFRLDMFSSFTFAFSLIFLVSLPTGVIDPGLAGLAVTYGLNLNMIQAWVIWNLCDLENKIISVERIFQYTSIPSEPPLTMGEDRLNHHWPSKGEVELRDIQVRYAPHLPFVLRGLTCTFPGGMKTGIVGRTGSGKSTLIQALFRIVDPTVGQIIIDGIDICTIGLHDLRSRLSIIPQDPTMFEGTVRTNLDPLQEYTDEQIWEALDSCQLGEEVRKKELKLDSPVTENGENWSVGQRQLVCLGRVILKKSKVLVLDEATASVDTATDNLIQKTLRQQFSESTVITIAHRITSVLDSDMVLLLENGLIVEHDTPTRLLENKSSLFSKLVSEYTMRSTYS